Proteins encoded together in one Bos indicus isolate NIAB-ARS_2022 breed Sahiwal x Tharparkar chromosome 3, NIAB-ARS_B.indTharparkar_mat_pri_1.0, whole genome shotgun sequence window:
- the LOC109556513 gene encoding protein argonaute-4 isoform X3, with the protein MVRHFKMQIFGDRQPGYDGKRNMYTAHPLPIGRDRVDMEVTLPGEGKDQTFKVSVQWVSVVSLQLLLEALAGHLNEVPDDSVQALDVITRHLPSMRYTPVGRSFFSPPEGYYHPLGGGREVWFGFHQSVRPAMWNMMLNIDVSATAFYRAQPIIEFMCEVLDIQNINEQTKPLTDSQRVKFTKEIRGLKVEVTHCGQMKRKYRVCNVTRRPASHQTFPLQLENGQAMECTVAQYFKQKYNLQLKYPHLPCLQVGQEQKHTYLPLEVCNIVAGQRCIKKLTDNQTSTMIKATARSAPDRQEEISRLVKSNSTVGGPDPYLKEFGVVVHNDMTELTGRVLPAPMLQYGGRNKTVATPNQGVWDMRGKQFYAGIEIKVWAVACFAPQKQCREDLLKSFTDQLRKISKDAGMPIQGQPCFCKYAQGADSVEPMFKHLKMTYVGLQLIVVILPGKTPVYAEVKRVGDTLLGMATQCVQVKNVVKTSPQTLSNLCLKINAKLGGINNVLVPHQRPSVFQQPVIFLGADVTHPPAGDGKKPSIAAVVGSMDGHPSRYCATVRVQTSRQEISQELLYSQEVIQDLTNMVRELLIQFYKSTRFKPTRIIYYRGGVSEGQMKQVAWPELIAIRKACISLEEDYRPGITYIVVQKRHHTRLFCADKTERVGKSGNVPAGTTVDSTITHPSEFDFYLCSHAGIQGTSRPSHYQVLWDDNCFTADELQLLTYQLCHTYVRCTRSVSIPAPAYYARLVAFRARYHLVDKDHDSAEGSHVSGQSNGRDPQALAKAVQIHHDTQHTMYFA; encoded by the exons atggtgcGGCACTTCAAGATGCAGATATTTGGTGATCGGCAGCCTGGCTATGATGGCAAAAGAAACATGTACACAGCACATCCACTGCCAATTGGACGGGATAGG GTTGATATGGAAGTGACCCTTCCAGGTGAGGGTAAAGACCAAACCTTTAAAGTGTCTGTTCAGTGGGTATCAGTTGTGAGCCTTCAGTTACTTTTAGAAGCTTTGGCCGGGCACTTGAATGAAGTCCCAGATGACTCAGTTCAAGCACTTGATGTTATCACAAGACACCTTCCCTCCATGAG GTACACTCCAGTAGGTCGCTCCTTTTTCTCACCTCCTGAAGGTTACTACCACCctctgggagggggcagggaggtttGGTTTGGCTTTCATCAGTCCGTGAGACCTGCCATGTGGAATATGATGCTCAATATTGATG TATCTGCAACTGCTTTCTACCGGGCTCAGCCTATCATTGAGTTCATGTGTGAGGTTTTAGACATTCAGAACATCAATGAACAAACCAAACCTCTAACAGACTCCCAGCGTGTCAAGTTTACCAAAGAAATCAGAG gtCTGAAAGTTGAGGTGACCCATTGTGGACAGATGAAACGAAAATATCGAGTGTGTAATGTGACGAGACGGCCAGCCAGTCATCAAac TTTTCCCTTACAGTTAGAAAATGGTCAAGCTATGGAATGTACAGTAGCTCAATATTTTAAGCAAAAGTACAATCTGCAGCTGAAATACCCCCATCTTCCCTGTCTCCAAGTGGGACAAGAACAAAAGCATACATACTTGCCACTTGAG GTTTGTAATATAGTGGCAGGACAGCGATGTATAAAGAAGCTCACAGACAATCAGACTTCCACGATGATCAAGGCCACAGCAAGATCTGCTCCTGACCGACAGGAAGAAATCAGTAGACTG GTGAAGAGTAACAGCACGGTGGGTGGCCCTGACCCATACCTTAAAGAATTTGGTGTTGTTGTCCACAACGACATGACAGAGCTCACAGGCAGGGTTCTTCCAGCACCGATGCTGCAGTACGGGGGCCGG aataaaactgtAGCCACACCCAACCAGGGTGTCTGGGACATGCGAGGAAAGCAGTTTTATGCTGGCATTGAAATTAAAGTTTGGGCAGTTGCTTGTTTTGCGCCTCAGAAACAATGTAGGGAAGATTTACTAAA GAGTTTCACGGACCAGCTCCGTAAAATCTCTAAGGATGCAGGAATGCCCATCCAGGGTCAGCCATGTTTTTGCAAGTACGCACAAGGTGCCGACAGCGTGGAGCCCATGTTTAAACACCTGAAAATGACGTATGTGGGCCTACAACTTATAGTGGTTATCTTGCCTGGGAAGACGCCAGTATATG cGGAGGTGAAGCGTGTTGGAGACACACTCCTAGGAATGGCTACACAATGTGTCCAGGTAAAAAATGTAGTGAAGACCTCACCTCAAACCCTTTCCAACCTTTGCCTGAAGATAAACGCAAAGCTTGGAGGAATTAACAACGTGCTTGTACCTCATCAAAG GCCCTCAGTGTTCCAGCAACCTGTCATCTTCCTGGGAGCAGATGTCACACACCCCCCAGCAGGCGATGGGAAGAAGCCATCCATCGCGGCTGTGGTTGGCAGTATGGATGGCCACCCCAGCCGGTACTGTGCCACCGTTCGCGTGCAGACCTCCCGCCAGGAGATCTCCCAGGAGCTCCTCTATAGTCAGGAGGTAATCCAGGATCTTACCAACATGGTTCGAGAGCTGCTGATCCAGTTCTACAAATCCACACGCTTCAAACCCACTCGGATCATCTATTACCGTGGAGGCGTATCCGAGGGACAGATGAAACAG GTAGCTTGGCCAGAACTAATAGCAATTCGAAAGGCATGTATTAGCTTGGAAGAAGATTACCGGCCAGGAATAACCTATATTGTGGTGCAGAAAAGACATCACACACGACTCTTCTGTGCAGATAAAACAGAAAGG gtaGGGAAAAGTGGCAATGTACCAGCAGGCACTACTGTGGATAGCACCATCACACATCCATCCGAGTTTGACTTTTACCTCTGTAGTCATGCGGGAATTCAG ggaaccaGCCGTCCTTCACATTACCAGGTCTTGTGGGATGACAACTGCTTCACCGCAGATGAGCTCCAGTTGTTGACTTACCAGCTTTGTCACACCTATGTGCGGTGCACACGCTCAGTCTCTATTCCAGCCCCTGCCTATTATGCCCGGCTCGTAGCCTTCAGGGCAAGGTATCATCTGGTGGATAAGGATCATGACAG tgcGGAAGGCAGTCATGTGTCAGGACAGAGCAATGGCCGAGATCCTCAGGCCTTGGCTAAAGCTGTGCAAATCCACCATGATACCCAGCACACCATGTATTTTGCCTGa
- the LOC109556513 gene encoding protein argonaute-4 isoform X1 has product MEALGPGPPASLFQPPRRPGLGTVGKPIRLLANHFQVQIPKIDVYHYDVDIKPEKRPRRVNREVVDTMVRHFKMQIFGDRQPGYDGKRNMYTAHPLPIGRDRVDMEVTLPGEGKDQTFKVSVQWVSVVSLQLLLEALAGHLNEVPDDSVQALDVITRHLPSMRYTPVGRSFFSPPEGYYHPLGGGREVWFGFHQSVRPAMWNMMLNIDVSATAFYRAQPIIEFMCEVLDIQNINEQTKPLTDSQRVKFTKEIRGLKVEVTHCGQMKRKYRVCNVTRRPASHQTFPLQLENGQAMECTVAQYFKQKYNLQLKYPHLPCLQVGQEQKHTYLPLEVCNIVAGQRCIKKLTDNQTSTMIKATARSAPDRQEEISRLVKSNSTVGGPDPYLKEFGVVVHNDMTELTGRVLPAPMLQYGGRNKTVATPNQGVWDMRGKQFYAGIEIKVWAVACFAPQKQCREDLLKSFTDQLRKISKDAGMPIQGQPCFCKYAQGADSVEPMFKHLKMTYVGLQLIVVILPGKTPVYAEVKRVGDTLLGMATQCVQVKNVVKTSPQTLSNLCLKINAKLGGINNVLVPHQRPSVFQQPVIFLGADVTHPPAGDGKKPSIAAVVGSMDGHPSRYCATVRVQTSRQEISQELLYSQEVIQDLTNMVRELLIQFYKSTRFKPTRIIYYRGGVSEGQMKQVAWPELIAIRKACISLEEDYRPGITYIVVQKRHHTRLFCADKTERVGKSGNVPAGTTVDSTITHPSEFDFYLCSHAGIQGTSRPSHYQVLWDDNCFTADELQLLTYQLCHTYVRCTRSVSIPAPAYYARLVAFRARYHLVDKDHDSAEGSHVSGQSNGRDPQALAKAVQIHHDTQHTMYFA; this is encoded by the exons ATGGAAGCGCTGGGACCGG GACCTCCAGCCAGCCTGTTTCAGCCACCTCGTCGTCCTGGCCTTGGAACTGTCGGAAAACCCATTCGACTGTTAGCCAACCATTTCCAGGTTCAGATTCCCAAAATAGATGTGTATCACTATGATGTGGATATTAAACCAGAAAAACGGCCTCGTAGAGTCAACAG GGaggtagtagatacaatggtgcGGCACTTCAAGATGCAGATATTTGGTGATCGGCAGCCTGGCTATGATGGCAAAAGAAACATGTACACAGCACATCCACTGCCAATTGGACGGGATAGG GTTGATATGGAAGTGACCCTTCCAGGTGAGGGTAAAGACCAAACCTTTAAAGTGTCTGTTCAGTGGGTATCAGTTGTGAGCCTTCAGTTACTTTTAGAAGCTTTGGCCGGGCACTTGAATGAAGTCCCAGATGACTCAGTTCAAGCACTTGATGTTATCACAAGACACCTTCCCTCCATGAG GTACACTCCAGTAGGTCGCTCCTTTTTCTCACCTCCTGAAGGTTACTACCACCctctgggagggggcagggaggtttGGTTTGGCTTTCATCAGTCCGTGAGACCTGCCATGTGGAATATGATGCTCAATATTGATG TATCTGCAACTGCTTTCTACCGGGCTCAGCCTATCATTGAGTTCATGTGTGAGGTTTTAGACATTCAGAACATCAATGAACAAACCAAACCTCTAACAGACTCCCAGCGTGTCAAGTTTACCAAAGAAATCAGAG gtCTGAAAGTTGAGGTGACCCATTGTGGACAGATGAAACGAAAATATCGAGTGTGTAATGTGACGAGACGGCCAGCCAGTCATCAAac TTTTCCCTTACAGTTAGAAAATGGTCAAGCTATGGAATGTACAGTAGCTCAATATTTTAAGCAAAAGTACAATCTGCAGCTGAAATACCCCCATCTTCCCTGTCTCCAAGTGGGACAAGAACAAAAGCATACATACTTGCCACTTGAG GTTTGTAATATAGTGGCAGGACAGCGATGTATAAAGAAGCTCACAGACAATCAGACTTCCACGATGATCAAGGCCACAGCAAGATCTGCTCCTGACCGACAGGAAGAAATCAGTAGACTG GTGAAGAGTAACAGCACGGTGGGTGGCCCTGACCCATACCTTAAAGAATTTGGTGTTGTTGTCCACAACGACATGACAGAGCTCACAGGCAGGGTTCTTCCAGCACCGATGCTGCAGTACGGGGGCCGG aataaaactgtAGCCACACCCAACCAGGGTGTCTGGGACATGCGAGGAAAGCAGTTTTATGCTGGCATTGAAATTAAAGTTTGGGCAGTTGCTTGTTTTGCGCCTCAGAAACAATGTAGGGAAGATTTACTAAA GAGTTTCACGGACCAGCTCCGTAAAATCTCTAAGGATGCAGGAATGCCCATCCAGGGTCAGCCATGTTTTTGCAAGTACGCACAAGGTGCCGACAGCGTGGAGCCCATGTTTAAACACCTGAAAATGACGTATGTGGGCCTACAACTTATAGTGGTTATCTTGCCTGGGAAGACGCCAGTATATG cGGAGGTGAAGCGTGTTGGAGACACACTCCTAGGAATGGCTACACAATGTGTCCAGGTAAAAAATGTAGTGAAGACCTCACCTCAAACCCTTTCCAACCTTTGCCTGAAGATAAACGCAAAGCTTGGAGGAATTAACAACGTGCTTGTACCTCATCAAAG GCCCTCAGTGTTCCAGCAACCTGTCATCTTCCTGGGAGCAGATGTCACACACCCCCCAGCAGGCGATGGGAAGAAGCCATCCATCGCGGCTGTGGTTGGCAGTATGGATGGCCACCCCAGCCGGTACTGTGCCACCGTTCGCGTGCAGACCTCCCGCCAGGAGATCTCCCAGGAGCTCCTCTATAGTCAGGAGGTAATCCAGGATCTTACCAACATGGTTCGAGAGCTGCTGATCCAGTTCTACAAATCCACACGCTTCAAACCCACTCGGATCATCTATTACCGTGGAGGCGTATCCGAGGGACAGATGAAACAG GTAGCTTGGCCAGAACTAATAGCAATTCGAAAGGCATGTATTAGCTTGGAAGAAGATTACCGGCCAGGAATAACCTATATTGTGGTGCAGAAAAGACATCACACACGACTCTTCTGTGCAGATAAAACAGAAAGG gtaGGGAAAAGTGGCAATGTACCAGCAGGCACTACTGTGGATAGCACCATCACACATCCATCCGAGTTTGACTTTTACCTCTGTAGTCATGCGGGAATTCAG ggaaccaGCCGTCCTTCACATTACCAGGTCTTGTGGGATGACAACTGCTTCACCGCAGATGAGCTCCAGTTGTTGACTTACCAGCTTTGTCACACCTATGTGCGGTGCACACGCTCAGTCTCTATTCCAGCCCCTGCCTATTATGCCCGGCTCGTAGCCTTCAGGGCAAGGTATCATCTGGTGGATAAGGATCATGACAG tgcGGAAGGCAGTCATGTGTCAGGACAGAGCAATGGCCGAGATCCTCAGGCCTTGGCTAAAGCTGTGCAAATCCACCATGATACCCAGCACACCATGTATTTTGCCTGa
- the LOC109556513 gene encoding protein argonaute-4 isoform X2, translating into MEALGPGPPASLFQPPRRPGLGTVGKPIRLLANHFQVQIPKIDVYHYDVDIKPEKRPRRVNREVVDTMVRHFKMQIFGDRQPGYDGKRNMYTAHPLPIGRDRVDMEVTLPGEGKDQTFKVSVQWVSVVSLQLLLEALAGHLNEVPDDSVQALDVITRHLPSMRYTPVGRSFFSPPEGYYHPLGGGREVWFGFHQSVRPAMWNMMLNIDVSATAFYRAQPIIEFMCEVLDIQNINEQTKPLTDSQRVKFTKEIRGLKVEVTHCGQMKRKYRVCNVTRRPASHQTFPLQLENGQAMECTVAQYFKQKYNLQLKYPHLPCLQVGQEQKHTYLPLEVCNIVAGQRCIKKLTDNQTSTMIKATARSAPDRQEEISRLVKSNSTVGGPDPYLKEFGVVVHNDMTELTGRVLPAPMLQYGGRNKTVATPNQGVWDMRGKQFYAGIEIKVWAVACFAPQKQCREDLLKSFTDQLRKISKDAGMPIQGQPCFCKYAQGADSVEPMFKHLKMTYVGLQLIVVILPGKTPVYAEVKRVGDTLLGMATQCVQVKNVVKTSPQTLSNLCLKINAKLGGINNVLVPHQRPSVFQQPVIFLGADVTHPPAGDGKKPSIAAVVGSMDGHPSRYCATVRVQTSRQEISQELLYSQEVIQDLTNMVRELLIQFYKSTRFKPTRIIYYRGGVSEGQMKQVGKSGNVPAGTTVDSTITHPSEFDFYLCSHAGIQGTSRPSHYQVLWDDNCFTADELQLLTYQLCHTYVRCTRSVSIPAPAYYARLVAFRARYHLVDKDHDSAEGSHVSGQSNGRDPQALAKAVQIHHDTQHTMYFA; encoded by the exons ATGGAAGCGCTGGGACCGG GACCTCCAGCCAGCCTGTTTCAGCCACCTCGTCGTCCTGGCCTTGGAACTGTCGGAAAACCCATTCGACTGTTAGCCAACCATTTCCAGGTTCAGATTCCCAAAATAGATGTGTATCACTATGATGTGGATATTAAACCAGAAAAACGGCCTCGTAGAGTCAACAG GGaggtagtagatacaatggtgcGGCACTTCAAGATGCAGATATTTGGTGATCGGCAGCCTGGCTATGATGGCAAAAGAAACATGTACACAGCACATCCACTGCCAATTGGACGGGATAGG GTTGATATGGAAGTGACCCTTCCAGGTGAGGGTAAAGACCAAACCTTTAAAGTGTCTGTTCAGTGGGTATCAGTTGTGAGCCTTCAGTTACTTTTAGAAGCTTTGGCCGGGCACTTGAATGAAGTCCCAGATGACTCAGTTCAAGCACTTGATGTTATCACAAGACACCTTCCCTCCATGAG GTACACTCCAGTAGGTCGCTCCTTTTTCTCACCTCCTGAAGGTTACTACCACCctctgggagggggcagggaggtttGGTTTGGCTTTCATCAGTCCGTGAGACCTGCCATGTGGAATATGATGCTCAATATTGATG TATCTGCAACTGCTTTCTACCGGGCTCAGCCTATCATTGAGTTCATGTGTGAGGTTTTAGACATTCAGAACATCAATGAACAAACCAAACCTCTAACAGACTCCCAGCGTGTCAAGTTTACCAAAGAAATCAGAG gtCTGAAAGTTGAGGTGACCCATTGTGGACAGATGAAACGAAAATATCGAGTGTGTAATGTGACGAGACGGCCAGCCAGTCATCAAac TTTTCCCTTACAGTTAGAAAATGGTCAAGCTATGGAATGTACAGTAGCTCAATATTTTAAGCAAAAGTACAATCTGCAGCTGAAATACCCCCATCTTCCCTGTCTCCAAGTGGGACAAGAACAAAAGCATACATACTTGCCACTTGAG GTTTGTAATATAGTGGCAGGACAGCGATGTATAAAGAAGCTCACAGACAATCAGACTTCCACGATGATCAAGGCCACAGCAAGATCTGCTCCTGACCGACAGGAAGAAATCAGTAGACTG GTGAAGAGTAACAGCACGGTGGGTGGCCCTGACCCATACCTTAAAGAATTTGGTGTTGTTGTCCACAACGACATGACAGAGCTCACAGGCAGGGTTCTTCCAGCACCGATGCTGCAGTACGGGGGCCGG aataaaactgtAGCCACACCCAACCAGGGTGTCTGGGACATGCGAGGAAAGCAGTTTTATGCTGGCATTGAAATTAAAGTTTGGGCAGTTGCTTGTTTTGCGCCTCAGAAACAATGTAGGGAAGATTTACTAAA GAGTTTCACGGACCAGCTCCGTAAAATCTCTAAGGATGCAGGAATGCCCATCCAGGGTCAGCCATGTTTTTGCAAGTACGCACAAGGTGCCGACAGCGTGGAGCCCATGTTTAAACACCTGAAAATGACGTATGTGGGCCTACAACTTATAGTGGTTATCTTGCCTGGGAAGACGCCAGTATATG cGGAGGTGAAGCGTGTTGGAGACACACTCCTAGGAATGGCTACACAATGTGTCCAGGTAAAAAATGTAGTGAAGACCTCACCTCAAACCCTTTCCAACCTTTGCCTGAAGATAAACGCAAAGCTTGGAGGAATTAACAACGTGCTTGTACCTCATCAAAG GCCCTCAGTGTTCCAGCAACCTGTCATCTTCCTGGGAGCAGATGTCACACACCCCCCAGCAGGCGATGGGAAGAAGCCATCCATCGCGGCTGTGGTTGGCAGTATGGATGGCCACCCCAGCCGGTACTGTGCCACCGTTCGCGTGCAGACCTCCCGCCAGGAGATCTCCCAGGAGCTCCTCTATAGTCAGGAGGTAATCCAGGATCTTACCAACATGGTTCGAGAGCTGCTGATCCAGTTCTACAAATCCACACGCTTCAAACCCACTCGGATCATCTATTACCGTGGAGGCGTATCCGAGGGACAGATGAAACAG gtaGGGAAAAGTGGCAATGTACCAGCAGGCACTACTGTGGATAGCACCATCACACATCCATCCGAGTTTGACTTTTACCTCTGTAGTCATGCGGGAATTCAG ggaaccaGCCGTCCTTCACATTACCAGGTCTTGTGGGATGACAACTGCTTCACCGCAGATGAGCTCCAGTTGTTGACTTACCAGCTTTGTCACACCTATGTGCGGTGCACACGCTCAGTCTCTATTCCAGCCCCTGCCTATTATGCCCGGCTCGTAGCCTTCAGGGCAAGGTATCATCTGGTGGATAAGGATCATGACAG tgcGGAAGGCAGTCATGTGTCAGGACAGAGCAATGGCCGAGATCCTCAGGCCTTGGCTAAAGCTGTGCAAATCCACCATGATACCCAGCACACCATGTATTTTGCCTGa
- the LOC109556513 gene encoding protein argonaute-4 isoform X4 yields MEALGPGPPASLFQPPRRPGLGTVGKPIRLLANHFQVQIPKIDVYHYDVDIKPEKRPRRVNREVVDTMVRHFKMQIFGDRQPGYDGKRNMYTAHPLPIGRDRVDMEVTLPGEGKDQTFKVSVQWVSVVSLQLLLEALAGHLNEVPDDSVQALDVITRHLPSMRYTPVGRSFFSPPEGYYHPLGGGREVWFGFHQSVRPAMWNMMLNIDVSATAFYRAQPIIEFMCEVLDIQNINEQTKPLTDSQRVKFTKEIRGLKVEVTHCGQMKRKYRVCNVTRRPASHQTFPLQLENGQAMECTVAQYFKQKYNLQLKYPHLPCLQVGQEQKHTYLPLEVCNIVAGQRCIKKLTDNQTSTMIKATARSAPDRQEEISRLVKSNSTVGGPDPYLKEFGVVVHNDMTELTGRVLPAPMLQYGGRNKTVATPNQGVWDMRGKQFYAGIEIKVWAVACFAPQKQCREDLLKSFTDQLRKISKDAGMPIQGQPCFCKYAQGADSVEPMFKHLKMTYVGLQLIVVILPGKTPVYAEVKRVGDTLLGMATQCVQVKNVVKTSPQTLSNLCLKINAKLGGINNVLVPHQRPSVFQQPVIFLGADVTHPPAGDGKKPSIAAVVGSMDGHPSRYCATVRVQTSRQEISQELLYSQEVIQDLTNMVRELLIQFYKSTRFKPTRIIYYRGGVSEGQMKQVAWPELIAIRKACISLEEDYRPGITYIVVQKRHHTRLFCADKTERYTPPDNACASEFFY; encoded by the exons ATGGAAGCGCTGGGACCGG GACCTCCAGCCAGCCTGTTTCAGCCACCTCGTCGTCCTGGCCTTGGAACTGTCGGAAAACCCATTCGACTGTTAGCCAACCATTTCCAGGTTCAGATTCCCAAAATAGATGTGTATCACTATGATGTGGATATTAAACCAGAAAAACGGCCTCGTAGAGTCAACAG GGaggtagtagatacaatggtgcGGCACTTCAAGATGCAGATATTTGGTGATCGGCAGCCTGGCTATGATGGCAAAAGAAACATGTACACAGCACATCCACTGCCAATTGGACGGGATAGG GTTGATATGGAAGTGACCCTTCCAGGTGAGGGTAAAGACCAAACCTTTAAAGTGTCTGTTCAGTGGGTATCAGTTGTGAGCCTTCAGTTACTTTTAGAAGCTTTGGCCGGGCACTTGAATGAAGTCCCAGATGACTCAGTTCAAGCACTTGATGTTATCACAAGACACCTTCCCTCCATGAG GTACACTCCAGTAGGTCGCTCCTTTTTCTCACCTCCTGAAGGTTACTACCACCctctgggagggggcagggaggtttGGTTTGGCTTTCATCAGTCCGTGAGACCTGCCATGTGGAATATGATGCTCAATATTGATG TATCTGCAACTGCTTTCTACCGGGCTCAGCCTATCATTGAGTTCATGTGTGAGGTTTTAGACATTCAGAACATCAATGAACAAACCAAACCTCTAACAGACTCCCAGCGTGTCAAGTTTACCAAAGAAATCAGAG gtCTGAAAGTTGAGGTGACCCATTGTGGACAGATGAAACGAAAATATCGAGTGTGTAATGTGACGAGACGGCCAGCCAGTCATCAAac TTTTCCCTTACAGTTAGAAAATGGTCAAGCTATGGAATGTACAGTAGCTCAATATTTTAAGCAAAAGTACAATCTGCAGCTGAAATACCCCCATCTTCCCTGTCTCCAAGTGGGACAAGAACAAAAGCATACATACTTGCCACTTGAG GTTTGTAATATAGTGGCAGGACAGCGATGTATAAAGAAGCTCACAGACAATCAGACTTCCACGATGATCAAGGCCACAGCAAGATCTGCTCCTGACCGACAGGAAGAAATCAGTAGACTG GTGAAGAGTAACAGCACGGTGGGTGGCCCTGACCCATACCTTAAAGAATTTGGTGTTGTTGTCCACAACGACATGACAGAGCTCACAGGCAGGGTTCTTCCAGCACCGATGCTGCAGTACGGGGGCCGG aataaaactgtAGCCACACCCAACCAGGGTGTCTGGGACATGCGAGGAAAGCAGTTTTATGCTGGCATTGAAATTAAAGTTTGGGCAGTTGCTTGTTTTGCGCCTCAGAAACAATGTAGGGAAGATTTACTAAA GAGTTTCACGGACCAGCTCCGTAAAATCTCTAAGGATGCAGGAATGCCCATCCAGGGTCAGCCATGTTTTTGCAAGTACGCACAAGGTGCCGACAGCGTGGAGCCCATGTTTAAACACCTGAAAATGACGTATGTGGGCCTACAACTTATAGTGGTTATCTTGCCTGGGAAGACGCCAGTATATG cGGAGGTGAAGCGTGTTGGAGACACACTCCTAGGAATGGCTACACAATGTGTCCAGGTAAAAAATGTAGTGAAGACCTCACCTCAAACCCTTTCCAACCTTTGCCTGAAGATAAACGCAAAGCTTGGAGGAATTAACAACGTGCTTGTACCTCATCAAAG GCCCTCAGTGTTCCAGCAACCTGTCATCTTCCTGGGAGCAGATGTCACACACCCCCCAGCAGGCGATGGGAAGAAGCCATCCATCGCGGCTGTGGTTGGCAGTATGGATGGCCACCCCAGCCGGTACTGTGCCACCGTTCGCGTGCAGACCTCCCGCCAGGAGATCTCCCAGGAGCTCCTCTATAGTCAGGAGGTAATCCAGGATCTTACCAACATGGTTCGAGAGCTGCTGATCCAGTTCTACAAATCCACACGCTTCAAACCCACTCGGATCATCTATTACCGTGGAGGCGTATCCGAGGGACAGATGAAACAG GTAGCTTGGCCAGAACTAATAGCAATTCGAAAGGCATGTATTAGCTTGGAAGAAGATTACCGGCCAGGAATAACCTATATTGTGGTGCAGAAAAGACATCACACACGACTCTTCTGTGCAGATAAAACAGAAAGG TACACTCCTCCTGATAATGCATGTGCCAGTGAATTCTTTTATTGA